TCGAGGATGATCTGGTGATCATCAACCAAAAGGACTCGAATAGGCTTTGACATATAAAGCGATCTTAGTGAAAGAAATAAGTCAAACCAATATGGAGGCTGGTAATGGTAAAGTCAAGCTTTTCGTCCAAATTGTTTACCTCTGTACCAGAAAGGGAGGCTGTACTAAAATTGCCAAATGCAATTTTTCCATTGGCATTGATGCTCAGGTTTTCTGTGAAGAAGAAATGAAGCCCTCCTCCTGCACTGAATCCAACTCCACTGCTTTCCAGACGGAAGACATTTATTCCATCAAAGGTAATCGGATCGATATTGAGGGCATGTACGCTCAATGCGACTTCGAGGAAGGGACGTACTCTCCTCAGTGTAGCTCCAAAATTGTAGCGTCCCCCGATTTCCAGATTGCCCAGGAAGTAGCTATCCCAATCAAATTCCTGACGGAATCCCAGGCTACTAAAAGCGAGCATGAGTTCAATATTCTGATTGATGCCGTAAGCAGCTTTTAAGCCAATCCCGTATCCAGCGGGTTCCAGGTCGTCCAATTCTCCGAAAAAGACACTTTCTGAGTTCCAGCTTCCATAGACCCCATTGAGATTGAGGGAGAAGCCTTTGGTATTTGAACGGATATCCTGTGCGGATACTTTCCCCAAAAATAAAAGGAGGACAAAAAGACTGCTTATATATTTCAAGTTTTGCATGATTTCTAATAGTTAAGGATGATATTCGTTGATTTTAGTTTGATCTTATTGATTCTTTGACCTCGATTAAAGCTTACTACTGTTTTGGACAGATTGCTGTACTCGGGATAACTGATCGCCAACCATCTGCCATTGCTGGCCTGTACCGAATGAAGCTGGATAGCGAGGAAGGCTTTTTTCTTGCCTTCAGAACGTCTGAGTTTTTTGATCTCTGCCCTTACTCTGGCACCTTTAGGAATGATCAGATGATCCCCTTGATAGATAGGGCTGATGGTTTGCAGGTAAACGGTTTGGCCGCTTGAATGTGTTTCCGTAGAAACTGTTTCTGCAAAACTGGCTGCCAGGTACATATCCGGTATGCGGACTTTAACGGAGCCTTTGTATTTACTTTCTTTGACTATCGGTTTGCTTTCCTGTTCTCGGGCTACCGGAGGCTTTGGCTCTTCTTCAATCCGTTCTTCACGGACTGTTTTTTGAATCGGTTTCTTTTCCTCTTTTTCTACGATTCTGTCGGGACTCTTCTCAACCTGGGTTGTACTTGTTTTTTTAGTCTCGGAGCCTGATTTGTTTTCGTTGCTTTTGTTGCTTTCTTTTTCTCGCGAGTCTTTCCTCAGGCTCCTTTGCCCATTTCCCGATTTTGTTTCCTCCTTTTCCTTTGGAGCCGAATCAAACTTTTCGATAAACTCAATCTCCTGAGGACTTGCTTGCTGGGGAAGTACCGTATTTGAGCCCAGCAGTCTCGAATCATTTTCATTGCCCTCCTGAACCAACTCTCGTTTATCTTCTACTGATCTTTGTCGGGGATCTATGGGATCTGTTCCCTGATCATCGCCACCAAATAATCCCATGATGAGAATGAACAGACAAAGAAGAGCTGCACCCGCCAGTATTCTCAGGTCAATGTCGAAAGGTAATTTTGTGTCTTTCAGCTTTGAAAAAGAGAAATTCCGAACAGGTAAGGTAACAGGAATTGCGGGGCTCTTTCTACTTTCTTTCTTCTCGATTCTTTGACTTAGAAGACGGGTATCGATCTTGGCATTTCTGTGGATGCTTTCCAGCTCTCTAACAGCTTCGTCCGTACTTTGATAACGTTTCCCTGCCTGCTTATGAGTGAGCTTCTTTATAATCTGGACGAGCTTTCGATTATGTCCCTGAAGGTTGAAAGTGGGACTCTTGTGAGCAATATTGTACATCAGGGCTGCTTCGCTATCTCCCGCATACAGGCTCTTTCCTGATAGCATCTCGTAAAGCATGACACCTACTGCATAGAGATCCGAACTCTTTGAGGGTGCTCCGCCGGTTACCAGTTCGGGAGCGAGGTATTCGAGGGTTCCGATGACGCTATTTTGTCGGGTCATCCGCTCAGTATTTTCCAATCGAGCGATCCCAAAGTCCATCAGTTTGACAAATCCGCGTTGAGTGATCATGATATTCCCTGGCTTGAGGTCTCTATGCATGATTCCCAAATCGTGTGCTGCGCCTAATCCTTCGAGGACCTGGATACAGATTTTGACCGCTTCTTCTTCCGGAATTTCTCCCTGAAGTTTAAGAACATCATCCAGGGCTTTTCCTTCCACGAATTCCATGACGATGAAGTGAGAATGATCTACTTCCCGGAAATTGAAAAGGGTTGCAACATTGGGATGAGAGATTCTGGCGGAAAGATGTGCCTCATTCTGAAATCTTTTGAATGAATCAGGATTATTCACCAGAAAAGGATGCAGCATTTTGATGGCTACTGTACGCTTCAAGTGTAGGTCAGTAGCTTTATATACAGTGCCCATTCCCCCTTCACCAATGCGTTCATTGATATGGAAATTGGACAATTTGCGGCCAATCATGATAGTTTTATTTTTTGAGTTTCCTTATTAGAAAGCTCTGGATTAGGATAAAAGGTCTCGGCAATCAAGACGGAGATATTGTCATGTCCTCCGCGTTTCTTTGCCAGGTCAATGAGTTTGTCTGCGACTACGCTTAGTTTTTCATTTTTCAGAAATTGAAGCATCTCCTCATCCTTGATGTACTCGTATAGGCCATCGCTACAGATCAGCAGTTTATCACCTTCTTCAAATTTTTGCTTTTGTAATTGGTAGTCCGCTTGGAGTTTGGCTGAAGTTCCCATAGCCTGGGTGATGACATTCCTTTGTGGGTGACTCAGACTTTCTTCATAGGTGATCTTTCCTTTGTTGAGCAAATGCTGGACATAGGTATGATCATTGGAAAGCTGTATCAATTTTTCTCCTTTCAGAATATAGGCCCGGCTGTCTCCTACATGTGCCAGATAAATCTGGTCTCTGAGTAAAACAACTGCTGTGCAGGTGGTTCCCATGCCTTTGAGTTGGGGCCTGCGAGAAGCCTTCTGAAAAATGGCTTTGTTGGCTTTGTCAAAAGCTCTTTTGAGCGCATCCAGTACTTCGAAATGCGTGTCGAAGTAATTTCTGGTGATGATTTCACTCGCCATTTTGGAGGCAATCTCTCCGCTGCTATGACCGCCCATTCCGTCGGCAACCAATGCCAGACAACCGTGGCTGGCTCTGATCTTTTTGTCGAAAGGTCTGATGAATACCAGGTGGTCTTCATTGTTGTCGCGAACTGAGCCCACATCGGTGGCCGCTACTGCTCTGTAGTCGATCTCAACCAGGCCACTTTGTGGTACTTCAGCGAGTCGTTTCTTTTTTCTCCGGAAAAGGAAAGTCATAGCTTTGGGAGTGAAGATTGCAATGGAAGTGATAAGAGAATTATTGGATCACAGGATTCAGGTGCATGAGGTCCAGACCGTATTTGATCGGTATAGCGAAGGTGATTCTGGCGCCTTCCTGAGAAGTTGTTGAGGCTGCGAAAATCGCGATCACTTTTCCATCTTTGTCAAATACAGGGCCTCCGCTATTTCCAGATCCGGTTTCACTGGCTGTAAGCTGGTAGTATTCTCCCATAGGACTGTAGTAGGCATTCAGTTCAGCATTGTTGACCATATTTGATCCGCGAATGATTTTGCCAATGGTTCCATCTGTGATGGTCGGATCAGGAACGATCTTCACTTCTGAGCTTGCGCGACCAAACTCACGGGTAGCTCTTCCATACACTACTGAAGGAGAAATACCAGGATATCCCATAACAGCGATCTTTTGTCCCTGTGCTACTTCATAGCCATCTTCTTTCAATTCAACAGGATTGAAACTGGCAGTATGGTCTATTTTAAGCATAGCGACATCATGATTCGGACTGGATTGAACAAAACGTGCATTGATGCGAGAATCCGTTTTAGCGAAGGTGACGTTCATGTAGGTCCGTTGTCCGTCAAGAATTTTTCCGGAGATAGGCTCACGTCCAAAGAATTTGGTTTCAGAAGGAATCCAGCGAGAAGGAGCATTTACAGTACCCGTGATTTTCCATTCACCATTTACAAACTGATAGAGCATTCCCTGAGCAGCTTCTGGCGGAAAGGAATATGGATATTTCCAGGGCTCGGCGATGTGTTTATTTGTCAGGATATATCCATCCTCATCTACTATAAAACCGGTTCCAGATAACTGAGACATTGCAATAGGTGCTCCTTCTTCAACATCTTTTCTTAATCCTAAAAGAGGTTCGATGACTCCTTGTTCCATTTCAATGTAGAGAGGCATGAGGTACTCTTTGCCTGTTTTGGGATCTTTTTGTCTTGTGTATTGATGGTAGATATCGTCTCCGGTAGGAGCATGAATTAGTTTGAAGCCAAATTCGATGAAAACTACTTTCTCTGTGTTTTCTCTCGCAATTACTTCAGGTGAAAATTGGGTTGGAATAGGAGGAAGGTCCTGTTGAACGACAATGGTATCTTTTCCGACTGGGCCGTTATTCGCAGGTAGCAATTTGTCTTTGAATGTGTAACCTAGAGTAGTCGCAACGAGCAGAACTGCTGCGATAACAGAAATCAGGGTTTTTTGGGAACGTTTTCTTTCTGTAACAATCGCTCTTTCGAAGGTTTCTTTTCCTATACCATCTTTTGCAGGTTCTACCTGAGCTTCGAGATTGTATTCCATAGTAGCATCTGCTGCAGGGATATTGATGAGTTGGGTTGCAGCGCTGTCGCTCATTCTTGGATTCAAGTCAAATTGAAAGCGAGGTCCTTTTGCTCCCAAAGAGACTTCATCTCCTGGATTCAGGTTTTGGCTTCCATTTACCTTTTGTCCGTTTACATAGGTGCCATTGAGGCTGTTATTGTCGGTGATAACAAAACTACCGAAACTCTCTCCTTTAGTGATGTTTCCATGTTCGCGGCTTACCGCATTATCTTCTTGTGAATCGAATTGTAGATCATTCTGCGTAGCGCGTCCGAAGCTAATTGTATCGTTAGCCTGGTAATCAAATTCCTCTATCTGGTTAGCTTTGCCACCGTTGAGGTGTTTGATGATGATGTGTCTTATCTCTTTATTCATGACTTTGAATGTTAATGTTAAGTGAGTGTTCTTAGCAACATCACAAAGTTGAAGAGAAGGACTGCCGAAATAAATCCATGCTTCCCTATGAAAGGCTTTCGGGAGGCCTGTATTTTTTTCTATAGGTTTACCTATAGAGGTTTGCCCTGGAGCCTTATTTTGAGAGCCTATGAGGACTTATGATTCAATGAAAGCTTAAAGCAGGGACTATGCATAGGATATTCATGCGTTTACCGAAAAAGCAGGAGAAGGCACATATTTTAGGATTTTGATATCCAAA
The nucleotide sequence above comes from Bacteroidia bacterium. Encoded proteins:
- a CDS encoding Stp1/IreP family PP2C-type Ser/Thr phosphatase yields the protein MTFLFRRKKKRLAEVPQSGLVEIDYRAVAATDVGSVRDNNEDHLVFIRPFDKKIRASHGCLALVADGMGGHSSGEIASKMASEIITRNYFDTHFEVLDALKRAFDKANKAIFQKASRRPQLKGMGTTCTAVVLLRDQIYLAHVGDSRAYILKGEKLIQLSNDHTYVQHLLNKGKITYEESLSHPQRNVITQAMGTSAKLQADYQLQKQKFEEGDKLLICSDGLYEYIKDEEMLQFLKNEKLSVVADKLIDLAKKRGGHDNISVLIAETFYPNPELSNKETQKIKLS
- a CDS encoding protein kinase, producing MIGRKLSNFHINERIGEGGMGTVYKATDLHLKRTVAIKMLHPFLVNNPDSFKRFQNEAHLSARISHPNVATLFNFREVDHSHFIVMEFVEGKALDDVLKLQGEIPEEEAVKICIQVLEGLGAAHDLGIMHRDLKPGNIMITQRGFVKLMDFGIARLENTERMTRQNSVIGTLEYLAPELVTGGAPSKSSDLYAVGVMLYEMLSGKSLYAGDSEAALMYNIAHKSPTFNLQGHNRKLVQIIKKLTHKQAGKRYQSTDEAVRELESIHRNAKIDTRLLSQRIEKKESRKSPAIPVTLPVRNFSFSKLKDTKLPFDIDLRILAGAALLCLFILIMGLFGGDDQGTDPIDPRQRSVEDKRELVQEGNENDSRLLGSNTVLPQQASPQEIEFIEKFDSAPKEKEETKSGNGQRSLRKDSREKESNKSNENKSGSETKKTSTTQVEKSPDRIVEKEEKKPIQKTVREERIEEEPKPPVAREQESKPIVKESKYKGSVKVRIPDMYLAASFAETVSTETHSSGQTVYLQTISPIYQGDHLIIPKGARVRAEIKKLRRSEGKKKAFLAIQLHSVQASNGRWLAISYPEYSNLSKTVVSFNRGQRINKIKLKSTNIILNY
- a CDS encoding outer membrane beta-barrel protein, with protein sequence MQNLKYISSLFVLLLFLGKVSAQDIRSNTKGFSLNLNGVYGSWNSESVFFGELDDLEPAGYGIGLKAAYGINQNIELMLAFSSLGFRQEFDWDSYFLGNLEIGGRYNFGATLRRVRPFLEVALSVHALNIDPITFDGINVFRLESSGVGFSAGGGLHFFFTENLSINANGKIAFGNFSTASLSGTEVNNLDEKLDFTITSLHIGLTYFFH
- a CDS encoding trypsin-like peptidase domain-containing protein, which codes for MNKEIRHIIIKHLNGGKANQIEEFDYQANDTISFGRATQNDLQFDSQEDNAVSREHGNITKGESFGSFVITDNNSLNGTYVNGQKVNGSQNLNPGDEVSLGAKGPRFQFDLNPRMSDSAATQLINIPAADATMEYNLEAQVEPAKDGIGKETFERAIVTERKRSQKTLISVIAAVLLVATTLGYTFKDKLLPANNGPVGKDTIVVQQDLPPIPTQFSPEVIARENTEKVVFIEFGFKLIHAPTGDDIYHQYTRQKDPKTGKEYLMPLYIEMEQGVIEPLLGLRKDVEEGAPIAMSQLSGTGFIVDEDGYILTNKHIAEPWKYPYSFPPEAAQGMLYQFVNGEWKITGTVNAPSRWIPSETKFFGREPISGKILDGQRTYMNVTFAKTDSRINARFVQSSPNHDVAMLKIDHTASFNPVELKEDGYEVAQGQKIAVMGYPGISPSVVYGRATREFGRASSEVKIVPDPTITDGTIGKIIRGSNMVNNAELNAYYSPMGEYYQLTASETGSGNSGGPVFDKDGKVIAIFAASTTSQEGARITFAIPIKYGLDLMHLNPVIQ